From one Ooceraea biroi isolate clonal line C1 chromosome 7, Obir_v5.4, whole genome shotgun sequence genomic stretch:
- the LOC105287914 gene encoding 60S ribosomal protein L23, with the protein MSKRGRGGSAGAKFRISLGLPVGAVINCADNTGAKNLYVIAVQGIKGRLNRLPAAGSGDMIVTTVKKGKPELRKKVMPAVVIRQRKPFRRKDGSFIYFEDNAGVIVNNKGEMKGSAITGPVAKECADLWPRIASNASSIA; encoded by the exons ATGTCGAAGCGAG GACGTGGTGGGTCAGCTGGAGCCAAATTCAGGATATCCCTGGGTTTGCCCGTGGGTGCAGTAATTAATTGCGCCGATAATACTG GTGCAAAGAACTTGTATGTCATCGCAGTACAAGGAATCAAGGGCCGGTTAAACCGCCTACCGGCGGCTGGATCCGGCGACATGATTGTGACGACGGTAAAGAAGGGAAAGCCGGAACTTAGAAAAAAGG TGATGCCGGCGGTTGTCATACGGCAACGGAAACCGTTTCGTAGGAAGGATGGATCGTTTATATACTTTGAGGATAATGCTGGTGTGATAGTCAACAACAAAGGAGAGATGAAAGGATCGGCTATTACGGGACCTGTTGCGAAGGAATGTGCTGATTTGTGGCCAAGGATTGCGTCTAACGCCAGCAGCATCGCATAA
- the LOC105287895 gene encoding acylglycerol kinase, mitochondrial has protein sequence MAKVLNLLKTIRNNWKKSVLGAAAFSYGISYGKQVYDTEQLMRQSCENVAKYGDCPTNIKPRHVTVVLNPSAKKRKARKLFEKYCEPLLHLAGISVTVIDTQSGSHARGIITNLETPTDAIIVAGGDGTLSDVVTGLMRKYESNLHSVKQCPIGVLPLGSTSTIASVFYREYEDLADVHHMIDATMAVIQNNLTSIDAVEIKLLENDPENPVKPIYAVDGIKWGAWTDTHARIDKYWYWGFLRKYAAYVFSGYKSDLNWRCNAVLKYTNPCEGCSRCYSKESYNESVNMNRRWWHAFLPRKQTFVPDNRVDYSKVTNEDCDTFYEMPISTTELCIRTENTKNLPVQSAPSLKIALGPDNINYAAFVEKGWKQEMNNESPVNSILDAKDIQLYPEITNENQMFYIDYEEYELKPVEIRLLPQSVTIFCPESNS, from the exons ATGGCTAAAGTGTTAAATCTGTTAAAAACGATACGAAATAATTGGAAGAAATCTGTGTTGGGAGCTGCAGCATTTTCATACGGAATTTCATATGGCAAACAGGTTTACGA TACGGAACAATTAATGCGTCAGAGTTGCGAAAACGTAGCCAAGTATGGAGATTGCCCGACGAACATCAAGCCTCGCCATGTAACAGTCGTTTTGAATCCATCAGCCAAGAAGAG gAAAGCCAGAaagttatttgaaaaatactgCGAGCCTCTGTTGCACTTGGCTGGTATCTCGGTAACTGTTATCGACACGCAATCGGGAAGCCACGCACGTGGCATAATAACAAATTTGGAAACACCTACCGATGCTATCATCGTAGCGGGAGGAGATGGCACCTTGTCGGACGTGGTGACTGGCCTAATGAGGAAATACGAGAGCAATCTTCATTCCGTCAAGCAGTGTCCCATTGGTGTCTTGCCATTGGGGAGCACGAGCACAATCGCAAGTGTATTTTACAGAGAATACGAGGACCTGGCTGACGTGCATCACATGATCGACGCGACGATGGCAGTTATACAGAACAATTTGACATCGATAGATGccgttgaaattaaattactggAG AATGATCCAGAAAATCCGGTGAAGCCGATCTACGCCGTGGATGGCATAAAATGGGGAGCTTGGACCGACACCCACGCGCGAATCGATAAATATTGGTACTGGGGCTTTTTACGCAA ATATGCAGCTTACGTGTTCAGCGGTTACAAATCGGATTTAAATTGGAGGTGTAACGCGGTACTAAAGTATACGAATCCTTGTGAAGGATGTTCACGTTGCTATTCTAAAGAATCTTACAACGAATCCGTAAACATGAATAGGAGATGGTGGCATGCGTTTCTACCGAGGAAGCAGACATTTGTTCCTG ATAATCGCGTAGATTACAGTAAAGTGACGAACGAAGACTGTGACACATTCTATGAGATGCCTATTTCAACGACAGAGCTATGCATAAGGACAGAAAATACGAAGAATTTACCAGTTCAATCGGCGCCGTCATTAAAGATAGCACTAG GTCCGGACAATATTAACTATGCCGCATTTGTCGAGAAAGGATGGAAACAGGAAATGAACAATGAATCACCCGTAAATTCGATATTGGATGCAAAGGATATTCAATTATATCCTGAAATA ACAAATGAAAATCAAATGTTTTACATCGACTATGAGGAGTACGAGTTGAAGCCAGTTGAAATTCGACTGCTCCCACAATCCGTTACGATATTCTGTCCGGAATCGAACAGCTAA